Proteins from one Sarcophilus harrisii chromosome 2, mSarHar1.11, whole genome shotgun sequence genomic window:
- the BPIFB4 gene encoding BPI fold-containing family B member 4 translates to MAYTAISGTLQQGDALRSALREVPIGKAGGDGGGPLLGGLLGGGGGGGGGGGLLGGLLGGGGGGNSDDLLGGVGGGLLGGGSSGGGGLLGGSGGGLLGGGGGLLGGGSSGGGGLLGGSGGGGGLLGGGGGGGGLLGGGRHRYDRYDDYRRAEIPRGVGGVPYNDFHVRGTPQKYNNGKQLGGNYKYGLIESNENTARLGGKYKYGEILETDGSVRDLRNVNNAYGGVKGRSGRAYRSVNYLDNRNQHRDLRPGEIPPGVATGALGPGGLLGTGGMLAADGILSGQGGLLGGGGLLGDGGLLGGGGVLGVLGEGGILSTVQGITGLRIVELTLPRVSVRLLPGVGVYLSLYTRVAINGKSLIGFLDIAVEVNITAKVRLTMDRTGYPRLVIERCDTLLGGIKVKLLRGLLPNLVDNLVNRVLANVLPDLLCPIVDVVLGLVNDQLGLVDSLIPLGILGSVQYTFSSLPLVTGEFLELDLNTLVGEAGGGLIDYPLGRPATMPKPQMPDLPPMGDSTNSQLAISANFLGSVLALLQKQGALDIDITDGMFPELPPLTTSTLGALIPKVFQQYPESRPLTIKIQVPNPPDVTLQKDQCVVTVFATSEVQVSQPNDVETTICLLNVDVELLAMFSVEGDKLMIDAKLDKTTLTLKTSNVGNFDVGLMEVLVGKIFDLAFMPAMNAVLGSGVPLPKILNIDFSNADIEVLEDLLVLSA, encoded by the exons ATGGCCTATACAG CCATTTCTGGTACTCTGCAGCAAGGAGATGCTCTTCGATCAGCCTTGAGAGAGGTTCCCATTGGTAAAGCCGGTGGTGATGGCGGGGGCCCTCTGCTGGGGGGCCttcttggaggaggaggaggtggagggggtGGAGGTGGCCTGCTGGGGGGCCTGCTTGGTGGTGGGGGTGGTGGGAACAGCGATGATCTGTTAGGTGGAGTTGGAGGAGGTCTGCTGGGTGGTGGGAGCAGTGGCGGTGGCGGGCTGTTGGGCGGCAGCGGTGGCGGGTTATTGGGTGGTGGCGGTGGGCTGTTAGGTGGTGGGAGCAGTGGCGGCGGTGGGCTCTTGGGAGGCAGTGGTGGCGGTGGTGGGCTCTTGGGAGGCGGTGGTGGCGGTGGTGGGCTCTTGGGTGGCGGCCGACACCGTTATGATCGTTATGATGACTACAGACGTGCTGAAATTCCTCGAGGTGTTGGTGGTGTTCCTTATAATGACTTCCATGTTCGGGGAACCCCCCAAAAATACAACAACGGCAAGCAACTTGGAGGAAATTACAAATATGGCCTCATTGAATCCAATGAAAACACTGCTCGCCTCGGTGGTAAATACAAATATGGTGAAATTTTAGAAACAGACGGGAGCGTCAGGGATCTCCGGAACGTCAATAATGCCTATGGAGGTGTTAAGGGCCGTAGTGGGCGCGCTTATAGGTCTGTGAACTATTTAGATAATAGAAATCAGCACCGTGACCTGCGCCCTGGAGAGATCCCCCCTGGTGTGGCCACTGGAGCACTCGGTCCAGGAGGGCTGCTGGGCACAGGAGGGATGCTGGCTGCAGATGGCATCCTGTCTGGACAAGGGGGCTTGCTTGGTGGTGGTGGTCTTCTGGGAGATGGAGGCCTTCTTGGAGGAGGAGGGGTCCTTGGTGTCCTTGGCGAAGGTGGCATCCTCAGCACTGTCCAAGGAATCACAGG GTTGAGAATTGTGGAACTCACACTCCCCAGAGTATCTGTAAGGCTCCTGCCTGGTGTGGGAGTCTACCTGAGCTTGTACACTCGAGTGGCCATCAATGGCAAAAG TCTCATTGGCTTCCTGGACATTGCTGTAGAAGTGAATATCACCGCCAAAGTCCGGCTGACGATGGACCGGACAGGCTATCCCCGGCTGGTCATTGAGAGATGTGACACCCTTTTGGGAGGCATCAAGGTCAAACTCCTTCGGGG CTTGCTCCCTAATCTTGTGGATAACTTAGTGAACAGAGTCCTGGCCAATGTTCTTCCTGACCTG CTCTGTCCAATTGTGGATGTCGTGTTGGGCCTTGTCAATGACCAACTGGGTCTTGTGGATT CTTTAATACCACTTGGTATATTAGGAAGTGTTCAATATACCTTTTCAAGTCTTCCATTGGTGACTGGTGAATTCCTGGAGCTGGATCTAAAT ACTCTTGTTGGAGAGGCTGGAGGAGGTCTGATTGACTATCCATTGGGCCGACCAGCCACTATGCCAAAACCCCAGATGCCAGACTTACCACCCATGGGTGACTCAACCAATTCCCAGCTTGCAATTTCTGCCAACTTCCTGGGCTCAGTGTTGGCTCTCCTGCAGAAGCAAGGGGCACTGGATATAGACATCACCGATGGCATG TTTCCTGAGCTCCCTCCTCTAACCACATCCACTTTGGGGGCATTGATCCCTAAG GTTTTCCAGCAGTATCCTGAATCACGTCCATTGACCATCAAAATTCAGGTCCCCAATCCTCCTGATGTCACTTTACAAAAAGATCAATGTGTGGTAACAGTTTTTGCAACCTCCGAAGTACAGGTGTCCCAGCCAAATGATGTGGAAACTACTATCTGTCTTCTCAATGTG gaTGTTGAACTCTTGGCCATGTTCTCTGTGGAAGGTGATAAGCTTATGATTGATGCTAAGCTGGACAA gaCAACACTCACCTTGAAAACTTCAAATGTGGGCAATTTTGAT GTTGGCTTGATGGAAGTGCTGGTCGGCAAGATTTTTGACCTTGCTTTTATGCCGGCGATGAATG CTGTGCTAGGCTCTGGAGTTCCACTCCCCAAAATATTGAATATTGACTTCAGCAATGCCGATATTGAGGTCTTGGAG GACCTCCTTGTGTTGAGTGCATGA